The sequence below is a genomic window from Oreochromis niloticus isolate F11D_XX linkage group LG3, O_niloticus_UMD_NMBU, whole genome shotgun sequence.
aatgaccagTAGACAAAATGTCATAATATAAACACTTAAATGTGTATTTCAAACAATTTACAAGCAAAGTAGCCAAACATCCACGTAAAATTGagcaaaatatgaaaacaaacatgtttgtgCCTTTTTCTTGAACATGTACAGGATAAAATTAAAAGACAATAGTAGGAGAACAAATACAAGTTCAAATAAAAAGTATCAAACTTATACTATGTCCTGAGCATCATGTGTAAAATGACAATTTTTAATTGTCCAAAAATTGTCCAGTTACAATGATCATACTGCATAATTTTCATCCCAGTAATTTCAGTCACTGTGTTAAAcattatgaaaataaaataaacccagTTTTCTTCACTTACATGACGGCAGACTTTGGGCATCGGTCATCAGTCAGTTGATACGACTTGATGAAGTTTGCTTGAATTCTTCCCGGGTACAACTTGAAACAGCAGTTGTCGGGACCATTTGCATCTGAGGAAAAAGACATGTTTCATTACACTTACTCAAAAAGCAAAACTTCTCTTTTAACGATGACATCTAAGGTAATCTTACTGTTGCAGTTAACTGCAGACAACAAGGTAGCTCCAAGGATGCACAGCAAAAGGAACTGAGTAATTTTCATTATGATTCCTCAGgagttgatgatgatgatgatgacgataaAGACAACAGCTGCTCTTCAGACACAAGCAAGGGCTTCTAAATAATAGGTGGTGTGCTGTTACATTTATCAAGATcaatacttctttttttttgaaaaaaaggtACATAGGGTGTCATGGTGTGAAAGAGGGAGGATGGATGTGGTttcaaaaatgctgaaaatgccTCTGACAGAACTTTCCACTCGGTTACACTGAAAGGAAATGAGGCTGTGGTTTAAGTGTAGAGATACAGCTCAAAGCATGACACCGTTAACAAAACCAACCTCTACAGCCCCCTCGcccaaaagtttaaaaaaaatatatgtcacAAAATATAATgaccacaaaaaaacaataaaaaaatcgGTGAGCAGTCAGGTAATATGACTCCATGAGGTTTGCTTTAATTCTTCTTGGTAGCAGCAGTTGTTGGAACTATTTCCATCTGAGTAAAGAGGATTAAgatcaaactgtttaaaaagtaaatactgaTGACCACCAGAGCTGCCCCTAATCCTCCTTGTAGATAATCAAATGGTATGAATTTCTAAATTCACCGCGCCTTGTTCTCAAATTATCGCATTCCCAACACTTTCaaaaaacttgacctctgaccttgagatCACCTTGACTTGAGAAGGTCGCCAGGATTCAAGCTTATACACTATTTCAGGTAGCTGCACCTGTGGTATCAATTTCCAAAACCTTCACAAGTTATCCAGTTCACAAACTTGGGTGCCAATGCTGCCCGCCTGCCTGGCAGGTTAGCACCAAAATGTTGAGGAAGATTAGGGAcatttttgtattaaaagtgTTATATTTTATAGGGAAATTAGGGAATTTAGCATggaaaaatgtgttcatttccATAATTTATAGTTCAGAAATCTGAACTTTGAACAAACGAAAAAACAAACCCCTCTGTGAATCGCTAACGTATCTTGGttgaggggtttgtgtgtcccagggatctcAGGGGCAATGTTGGCAAACTGGCAAACtggtcctgggtcagtgaccagacaaagagcgattcagaagatcACTATGAGCAGAACACCAGTTCTGCAGTTCGCcctgccctggagccaggcctggGGAGGGTGCCTGAGGGCAAGCTGGTGGCCAGGCCTTAGTCCTGGCCAGGCACAGCCCGAAAAAAGGACCTGATGAGtcgttcctggtgggtgatgggctccaccagggctgccctttgtcaccgattctgttcgtaatttttatggacagaatttctaggtgtagccaagtggcggaaggctttcacctgggtggtctcagaatctcatctctgcttttcacggatgatgtggttctgttggcgtCATCGgatgatggcctccagctcgcagtGGAACCGTTCGCAGCCAAatgtgaagcggtgggaatgagaatcagcacctccaaatctgaggccatggtcctcaccgggaaaagggtggagtgcccactctgggtcagggacgagttcctaccccaagtggaggagtttaagtatctcggggccttgttcacgagtgacgggagaaggagatcgacagacgaactggtgctgcggctgcagtgatgcacaAACTGTGTACTGTGTATTTCAAACAACTGCATTCCAGTAGTGTGTGTAACATATTATGAAAGCAAAGTAGCCAAACAGCCACAtaaaatttatcaaaatatgaaaacaaacaagtttGTTCACTTTTTGATAATTTTCAGATCAGACAGACGTGTAGAGGTGATGTCACCTGACCTTTTATTTGATTTAGAACCAGCACTAATGCCAATACTAATGATGTGAGGATCCTGAGCAATGTACAATGACTGATTAGTGCTGGT
It includes:
- the LOC100704474 gene encoding eotaxin; the encoded protein is MKITQFLLLCILGATLLSAVNCNNANGPDNCCFKLYPGRIQANFIKSYQLTDDRCPKSAVIFITKKSRSVCVDASASWTQRIMKRLDQSSF